A window of the Nocardia sp. NBC_01329 genome harbors these coding sequences:
- a CDS encoding WXG100 family type VII secretion target, which produces MGDPANGGYRVDLTELEAAGDRLGNLIGFLEDSLDQIETRVSVLRQGWSGDAATAYDNAHAEWLDGVGDMKDGLLRMREAARTAHTNYTNAVATNVAMLGRGAAPESGQ; this is translated from the coding sequence ATGGGTGATCCGGCCAACGGCGGATACCGGGTGGATCTCACCGAGCTGGAAGCGGCGGGGGATCGGCTCGGCAACCTCATCGGGTTCTTGGAGGACTCGCTCGACCAGATCGAGACGCGGGTGAGTGTGCTGCGGCAGGGATGGTCCGGGGACGCCGCCACCGCCTACGACAACGCGCACGCCGAATGGCTCGACGGCGTGGGGGACATGAAAGACGGGTTGCTGCGAATGCGTGAGGCTGCCCGTACCGCGCACACCAACTACACCAATGCCGTGGCCACGAACGTGGCGATGCTGGGCCGGGGTGCTGCACCGGAAAGCGGGCAGTGA
- a CDS encoding sensor histidine kinase — MIDFRALRDPRQLLRWLPLLLIPVLLLASTYPGEFRVPVAYWILAMSAGVVFGAGARWPLSTSIVLSALAIPMFRIPAWGVSGLVPYLGAVALVDAVARTHRASTVWLASGGWAAAVVLGRAGMHDTSIGRASTAVEAAAYVCLPLLLGLYLRGQRDLSDNRAADVEARARLDERAALARELHDVVAHHMASIVLRMSVAGHVLRQADPRITEVLDDVRSTATASLADIRRLLTVLRDPGLGTIALVDTEAIAAEIEAALQRVRVAGFQVDARIDAEFAGLDAIERLTLLRLVQESLTNVMKHADRDAPVLFRVAAAQNGIEVHLLNRGHGSNRRSGHGIVGMRERIELTGGTLDIGPDGPNWVVRAWLPGSAKGEHQP; from the coding sequence GTGATCGACTTCCGAGCGCTCCGTGATCCGCGGCAGCTGCTGCGCTGGCTGCCGCTGTTGCTGATCCCGGTGCTGCTGCTGGCCAGCACCTACCCGGGTGAGTTCCGGGTCCCCGTCGCATACTGGATCTTGGCGATGTCGGCGGGCGTGGTGTTCGGTGCCGGTGCGCGCTGGCCGCTCTCGACGTCGATCGTGTTGTCCGCGCTGGCGATTCCTATGTTTCGCATACCCGCCTGGGGTGTCTCCGGACTGGTTCCGTATCTGGGTGCGGTGGCCCTTGTCGATGCCGTCGCCCGCACCCACCGCGCGTCGACGGTGTGGTTGGCGAGCGGCGGCTGGGCCGCGGCGGTTGTGCTGGGACGTGCGGGTATGCACGACACCTCGATCGGGCGTGCCTCCACCGCTGTCGAAGCTGCGGCCTACGTGTGTCTGCCGTTGCTGTTGGGCCTGTATCTGCGCGGTCAGCGTGACCTCTCCGATAACCGCGCCGCCGATGTCGAGGCACGGGCTCGTCTCGATGAGCGTGCGGCATTGGCGCGGGAACTGCACGACGTGGTGGCCCATCACATGGCGTCGATCGTGTTGCGGATGTCGGTCGCCGGGCACGTCCTGCGACAGGCCGATCCGCGTATTACCGAGGTGCTCGACGACGTGCGCAGCACCGCCACGGCCTCCCTGGCCGATATCCGCAGGCTGTTGACCGTATTGCGCGATCCAGGTCTGGGCACGATCGCACTGGTCGATACCGAGGCGATTGCCGCGGAGATCGAGGCCGCTCTGCAGCGCGTGCGGGTCGCGGGCTTCCAGGTCGATGCCCGGATCGACGCCGAGTTCGCGGGCCTGGACGCGATCGAGCGGCTCACGCTATTGCGATTGGTCCAGGAATCGCTGACGAACGTCATGAAACATGCCGATCGTGACGCGCCGGTCCTGTTCCGCGTCGCGGCCGCGCAGAATGGTATCGAGGTTCACCTCCTCAACCGCGGCCATGGGAGCAACCGGCGCTCCGGACACGGCATCGTCGGGATGCGCGAGCGGATCGAACTCACCGGCGGCACCCTGGATATCGGGCCCGACGGGCCCAACTGGGTGGTTCGCGCGTGGCTGCCCGGTAGTGCGAAGGGAGAACACCAACCGTGA
- a CDS encoding ADP-ribosyltransferase yields the protein MSPTTVDVDPQVYYDAATALGAAALGFGRAVDNRWSALADCEEMAGSYDDAKAWAADYDARANEAVDTAMLLAEAARGYAMLLGEMGYNHAMADWASVLGNTAPEPARLPDPDWISMVNRPPIPSAGGPGNGLVAEGLSGAVDLLDEIGVVIPDGNTGKLGDAQRLWSEIAADQAVAGFAAELNRIADLFATVTTSEAVFVDEDLRAMAAAATDVAGMVGEIATAVGDHLAGLQDLRNKLKDQLVELGKEIATEVLIGIGLSVVTAGFGAALATARGAAAVKKFAGPIRSLVVTFKSLKIGKGVKTTHNATSHTPTLKQLASLKPKKAETEKPGGKPSTTPGRPSLSPDDETAINAYTGQDYQWINEALRNPLADPDTYAQARIDALNQALSKLPNYEGQVVRHTYLPEDVLARYRVGEEITETAFTSTSQNPAGASELFKGVSNVEMQIISKTGKDVSGLSKSPEELEVLFQSGTPFEVVQRFTDPVTGRTVIRMVEQ from the coding sequence GTGAGCCCGACCACCGTCGACGTCGATCCCCAGGTCTATTACGACGCCGCCACTGCGCTGGGTGCTGCGGCGCTGGGGTTCGGTCGCGCTGTCGATAACCGATGGTCGGCGCTGGCCGACTGCGAGGAGATGGCCGGCTCCTACGATGACGCGAAAGCGTGGGCCGCCGACTACGACGCGCGCGCCAACGAAGCCGTCGACACCGCGATGCTGCTGGCCGAGGCCGCCCGTGGCTACGCCATGCTGCTCGGGGAGATGGGCTACAACCACGCGATGGCCGACTGGGCCAGCGTGCTCGGCAATACCGCCCCGGAACCGGCCCGCCTTCCGGATCCGGACTGGATCTCGATGGTCAACCGCCCGCCGATCCCGTCGGCCGGCGGGCCGGGCAACGGTCTGGTGGCCGAGGGACTGTCCGGGGCGGTCGATCTGCTCGACGAGATCGGGGTCGTCATCCCCGACGGCAATACCGGCAAGCTCGGGGACGCGCAGCGGTTGTGGTCGGAGATCGCCGCCGACCAAGCGGTCGCGGGCTTCGCCGCCGAGCTGAACCGCATCGCCGACCTGTTCGCCACCGTGACCACCAGCGAAGCGGTGTTCGTGGATGAGGACCTGCGCGCGATGGCGGCCGCTGCCACCGACGTGGCCGGCATGGTGGGCGAGATCGCCACCGCGGTCGGTGATCACCTCGCCGGGCTGCAAGACCTGCGTAACAAGCTGAAAGACCAGCTCGTCGAGCTCGGTAAGGAGATCGCCACCGAAGTCCTGATCGGCATCGGCCTGTCGGTGGTCACCGCCGGGTTCGGTGCCGCGCTGGCCACCGCGCGCGGTGCGGCCGCGGTCAAGAAGTTCGCCGGCCCGATCCGCTCCCTGGTGGTCACGTTCAAATCGCTCAAGATCGGCAAAGGGGTGAAGACCACCCACAACGCCACCAGTCACACCCCGACGCTCAAGCAGCTGGCTTCCCTGAAACCGAAAAAGGCCGAAACTGAGAAACCAGGGGGGAAGCCATCGACCACACCAGGCCGACCGAGCCTTTCCCCCGACGATGAGACGGCAATCAACGCGTATACAGGGCAGGATTACCAGTGGATCAACGAGGCGCTGCGCAACCCGCTCGCCGACCCCGACACCTACGCCCAAGCCCGTATCGACGCGCTCAACCAGGCTCTGAGCAAACTGCCGAACTACGAGGGGCAGGTAGTCCGCCATACCTACCTTCCCGAAGATGTACTGGCCCGGTATCGGGTAGGTGAAGAGATCACCGAAACCGCGTTCACCTCGACGTCTCAGAACCCGGCCGGCGCCAGCGAGCTGTTCAAGGGCGTGAGCAACGTCGAGATGCAGATCATTTCCAAAACAGGCAAGGACGTCTCCGGCTTGTCCAAGAGCCCGGAGGAACTGGAAGTGCTGTTCCAGTCCGGCACCCCGTTCGAGGTGGTGCAGCGCTTCACCGATCCAGTGACCGGACGGACCGTGATCCGTATGGTCGAGCAATAG
- a CDS encoding cupin domain-containing protein produces MTAIGRGGVRNPWTQPTYGYYNSSFEQSLTEKDTAGGLTVMRLAIDKDSAPPLHYHTREDEFWVVTSGRVRFWLGGATLGDCAVQEADPGAFVLGPRNIAHTFQTITETAEVLVGNTPGALEGYFQGVGPAEVRHDEDNSDFLERFGVFFIGPPPVWSEWNRT; encoded by the coding sequence ATGACCGCGATCGGTCGCGGCGGCGTACGCAATCCGTGGACGCAGCCGACCTACGGTTACTACAACAGTTCGTTCGAGCAGTCGCTCACCGAGAAGGACACCGCCGGCGGGTTGACGGTGATGCGGCTGGCCATCGACAAGGATTCTGCGCCCCCGCTGCACTACCACACGCGTGAGGACGAGTTCTGGGTCGTGACCTCGGGTCGGGTGCGGTTCTGGCTGGGTGGGGCCACATTGGGCGATTGTGCTGTGCAGGAGGCCGATCCGGGCGCGTTCGTATTGGGGCCCCGAAATATCGCGCACACTTTCCAGACCATCACCGAGACCGCCGAAGTGCTCGTCGGCAATACGCCGGGTGCGCTGGAGGGATATTTCCAGGGTGTCGGTCCCGCGGAGGTCCGCCACGACGAGGACAACTCCGATTTCCTGGAGAGGTTCGGCGTGTTCTTCATCGGCCCGCCGCCGGTCTGGAGCGAATGGAACAGGACGTAG
- a CDS encoding DUF1990 family protein has translation MNDRPSFTYSEIGATRGELPAGYRHLRLRREIGRGVDEFDRLGQAVLGYRIQQGLGILRETQTPVAEPGADITVLLGVGRFGLRAPCRVVYVLREPDRIGFAYGTLPGHPESGEELFAVEYDRETGTVYGVVTAFSRPASWYTRLGGPLAVLAQRVAAAAYLAVLRRTPRER, from the coding sequence ATGAACGATCGGCCCTCTTTCACCTACTCCGAGATCGGCGCCACGCGAGGCGAGTTGCCCGCGGGTTACCGGCATCTCCGCCTGCGACGCGAGATCGGTCGCGGTGTCGACGAATTCGACCGGCTGGGGCAGGCGGTGCTCGGGTATCGGATACAGCAGGGTCTGGGCATCCTCCGGGAAACGCAGACTCCGGTGGCCGAGCCGGGTGCCGATATCACAGTCCTGCTCGGCGTCGGCCGGTTCGGCCTGCGCGCGCCGTGCCGGGTCGTCTACGTTCTGCGCGAACCCGACCGGATCGGGTTCGCCTACGGCACTCTGCCGGGACACCCGGAGAGCGGTGAGGAACTCTTCGCCGTCGAATACGACCGGGAAACCGGCACCGTGTACGGCGTGGTCACCGCGTTCTCCCGGCCCGCGAGCTGGTACACGCGCCTCGGCGGGCCGCTGGCGGTGCTGGCCCAGCGGGTCGCCGCGGCGGCCTACCTCGCGGTGCTGCGCCGGACACCACGGGAGCGATGA
- a CDS encoding IS30 family transposase produces MRDYGMSPAGQDELWTRWRAGESLSSMSRSLGIPLQHVRRFFAQTGGVRKRPRARQSRHLTLTEREEISRGLAMGCSARTIAVSLGRSPSTISREIARNGGQSTYRAAAADQLAFQRARRPKPAKLVARPHLRVLVEDKLKSLWSPEQIAGWLRRHFPDNPSMRISHEAIYLALFDPRRKAIDRTLTQRLRTGRPMRHPKRARKPDGRGVIRELVPISERPAEVETRQVAGHWEGDLVMGSRPSAIATLVERTSRFTVLVALPDGIEAERVTPHLTRFLLGLPASMRRTLTWDRGREIAGHQTITAATRTPIYLCKPRSPWQRGTNENTNRLLRQYLPKSTDLRRFDQADLDAIACELNHRPRRIHGYRSPAEVYAEHLSSGDALTL; encoded by the coding sequence GTGCGGGACTACGGGATGTCACCTGCTGGTCAGGACGAGTTGTGGACACGGTGGCGGGCGGGTGAGTCGCTCAGTTCGATGTCGCGGTCGCTCGGTATTCCGCTGCAGCACGTGCGCCGGTTCTTCGCCCAGACCGGAGGAGTCCGAAAACGACCCCGAGCTCGGCAAAGCCGACATCTGACACTCACCGAGCGCGAGGAGATCTCGCGAGGCCTGGCCATGGGCTGCTCAGCACGAACGATCGCGGTGTCGCTGGGGCGCTCACCCTCGACGATCTCGCGTGAGATCGCCCGCAACGGCGGCCAGAGCACTTACCGGGCTGCGGCTGCTGACCAGCTGGCCTTTCAGCGAGCGCGGCGCCCGAAGCCGGCCAAGCTCGTGGCCCGCCCACACTTGCGGGTGCTGGTGGAGGACAAGCTCAAGTCTCTGTGGTCGCCCGAGCAGATCGCCGGATGGCTGCGCCGGCACTTCCCCGACAACCCGTCGATGCGGATCTCGCACGAAGCGATCTATCTGGCATTGTTCGATCCGCGCCGCAAGGCGATCGATCGCACCCTGACGCAGCGGTTGCGCACCGGACGTCCGATGCGACACCCGAAACGGGCCCGCAAGCCTGACGGGCGCGGCGTGATCCGGGAACTCGTGCCCATCAGTGAACGACCTGCCGAGGTCGAAACCCGCCAAGTCGCCGGCCACTGGGAAGGTGATCTGGTGATGGGCTCGCGGCCGTCGGCGATCGCTACGCTGGTGGAGCGGACCAGCCGATTCACGGTCCTGGTGGCGCTGCCCGACGGCATCGAAGCCGAGCGGGTCACACCACATCTGACACGGTTCCTACTCGGGCTGCCCGCATCGATGCGCCGGACCCTGACCTGGGACCGCGGCCGCGAGATCGCCGGGCACCAGACCATCACGGCGGCGACGCGGACACCGATCTACCTCTGCAAGCCACGCAGTCCCTGGCAGCGCGGCACCAACGAGAACACCAATCGGCTGCTGCGCCAATATCTACCCAAGAGCACTGACCTGCGTCGATTCGACCAAGCCGACCTCGATGCCATCGCCTGCGAACTCAATCACCGGCCCCGCAGGATCCATGGATACCGCAGCCCTGCCGAGGTTTACGCTGAACATCTGAGCAGCGGTGATGCGCTGACCCTTTGA
- a CDS encoding pentapeptide repeat-containing protein, translated as MIGWVSAAGAAIRVKTNTTVRRAGRIRLLTAVILALGAGLAVALIAYQVLRRVTPTSNAAAAPIDLTKVALTVVAGVGGVVALVIAYRRQRDLEQSRFVERFGAAAAQLGDTDVAVRIAGAYAMAGVADESDGLRRQQCIDVLCGYLRLPYSPSLGGNHQTKEIRTYPSGAPSAPGHEQHFEYRQNDREVRDTIVRVIADRLKPGSEYSWSTSDFDFRTAHLEDVDFNSAVFAGLARFDRVTFRRDAWFDNAHFGSNVWFREATFVGDAGFRQVLFTGDARFDRTSFRRNAGFRQAVFTSDARFDKTTFRGDAWFDNVTFTGNAGFREAKFRSKAIFHRVAFDDTSFSRATFRGEALFSGTTFGGDVGFGKATFAGPVRLDEATFHGGAWFGEATFRGDARFEKVTFVGEVGFRAVTFAGPARFTSADFGSARVSFIAPRQWGPPAPEFDWCHDSVERPANIEPQEWPPALSPSQ; from the coding sequence GTGATCGGGTGGGTGAGTGCTGCTGGTGCGGCGATACGCGTGAAGACCAACACAACTGTGCGTCGTGCGGGCCGGATCAGGCTGTTGACCGCGGTCATCCTCGCGCTGGGCGCTGGTCTGGCTGTGGCCCTGATCGCCTATCAGGTGCTGCGCAGGGTGACGCCCACCAGCAACGCGGCGGCCGCGCCGATCGACCTCACCAAAGTCGCCTTGACCGTCGTTGCCGGCGTCGGCGGTGTGGTCGCGCTGGTGATCGCCTACCGTCGGCAGCGCGATCTCGAACAGAGCCGGTTCGTGGAACGTTTCGGCGCGGCGGCCGCCCAGCTCGGGGACACCGACGTTGCGGTTCGGATCGCGGGGGCCTACGCGATGGCTGGCGTAGCCGATGAATCCGACGGGCTACGCCGACAGCAATGCATCGACGTGTTGTGCGGGTATCTGCGGCTTCCTTACTCTCCGAGTCTCGGTGGCAACCATCAAACGAAGGAGATCCGCACTTATCCGTCCGGCGCGCCATCCGCTCCAGGTCACGAACAGCACTTCGAGTACCGGCAGAACGACCGCGAGGTTCGCGACACCATCGTCCGCGTCATCGCCGACCGCCTGAAACCGGGCAGTGAATACAGCTGGTCAACGTCCGATTTCGATTTCCGTACCGCCCACCTCGAAGACGTCGACTTCAACAGCGCCGTGTTCGCCGGCCTTGCCCGGTTCGACAGGGTCACGTTCCGTCGTGACGCCTGGTTCGACAACGCCCACTTCGGTAGCAATGTCTGGTTCCGCGAGGCGACCTTCGTCGGCGACGCCGGGTTCCGCCAGGTCCTCTTCACCGGTGACGCCCGGTTCGACCGAACCAGTTTCCGCCGCAACGCCGGCTTCCGTCAGGCTGTCTTCACCAGCGATGCCCGGTTCGACAAGACCACCTTCCGTGGTGACGCCTGGTTCGATAACGTGACCTTCACCGGGAATGCCGGGTTCCGCGAAGCCAAGTTCCGCAGCAAGGCCATATTCCACAGAGTGGCGTTCGATGACACATCCTTCAGCCGAGCTACGTTCCGGGGCGAGGCACTGTTCAGCGGGACAACCTTCGGCGGCGACGTCGGGTTCGGCAAGGCCACGTTCGCCGGCCCCGTCCGGCTCGACGAGGCCACATTCCACGGCGGCGCCTGGTTCGGTGAGGCCACGTTCCGCGGCGATGCTCGGTTCGAGAAGGTGACCTTTGTCGGGGAGGTCGGATTCCGGGCAGTCACCTTCGCCGGTCCTGCCCGATTCACATCAGCCGACTTCGGGTCAGCGCGAGTGTCGTTCATCGCGCCACGGCAGTGGGGACCTCCAGCACCGGAATTCGATTGGTGCCATGACAGCGTGGAGAGACCAGCAAACATCGAACCACAGGAATGGCCGCCGGCCTTGAGCCCGTCGCAGTAG
- a CDS encoding response regulator transcription factor, with amino-acid sequence MITVLLVDDQRLVRAGLRMLIDDTADLTVVGEATDGIGAIRMYTELCPDLVIMDLRMPGMDGITATRHILASAPRAKVLVLTTFDDDEHLFPALAAGAAGYFVKDTEPAVLLDAIRRTVEGDLLFSPALLRRLLDRAIEAPQGAESVPVPADLTSRELDVLRLVVAGYGNQDIADRLHLGVSTVKTHIANLLDKTGTDNRIRLAVYAARFVGD; translated from the coding sequence GTGATCACCGTGCTGCTGGTCGACGACCAACGCCTGGTGCGGGCCGGATTGCGGATGCTCATCGACGACACCGCCGACCTCACCGTCGTCGGGGAGGCCACCGACGGGATCGGCGCGATCCGGATGTACACCGAACTCTGCCCGGATCTGGTCATCATGGATCTGCGGATGCCAGGGATGGACGGCATTACCGCCACGCGACACATTCTCGCCTCGGCGCCCCGCGCGAAAGTTCTGGTGCTCACCACCTTCGACGACGACGAGCACCTGTTTCCCGCACTCGCCGCGGGTGCTGCCGGATACTTCGTCAAAGACACCGAGCCGGCCGTGCTACTCGACGCGATTCGGCGCACTGTCGAGGGCGACCTGCTCTTCTCGCCGGCGCTACTACGCCGGTTGCTCGATCGCGCGATCGAAGCACCCCAAGGTGCCGAGTCCGTTCCGGTTCCGGCGGATCTGACCTCCCGCGAACTCGATGTATTGCGCCTGGTCGTCGCCGGATACGGCAACCAGGACATCGCCGACCGCCTGCACCTCGGCGTCAGCACGGTCAAAACTCACATCGCGAACCTGCTCGACAAGACCGGAACCGACAACCGAATCCGGCTCGCGGTGTACGCGGCGCGATTCGTCGGCGATTGA
- a CDS encoding multicopper oxidase family protein, which translates to MASRRGFLTGLALAPVAFAVGCGLPEPTGIPGGGSRPLPIPPLAPSTVGDDGVRRFTLRAHSATTEILRGKHTPTWGYNGSVLGPTLRARVGEQVGFTITNDTPEPTSVHWHGMHVPAEFDGGPHQMIAPGAQWAPHWTIRQQAATLWYHPHPHGATEKHVYRGLAGFFLIDDESADTLDLPKDYGVDDIPLVIQDRRFAANGTLDESDPTDIGLLGDTIVTNGIAGAHLDLSTERVRLRILNGSSGRLYNLALADGRTFDLIATDGGLLTEPVALQQIQLSPGERVELVLTMRPGEKLALRSLPITERAGIDRATEFGFDDTFDILELRAARALRRSAALPAALVPIRPLTAVSTEPTRTFDLQWFMINGRRMDMNRIDMTIPVDTTEVWSVRNNDNWPHNFHVHDVQFQILAINGTPPPPALAGWKDTVYTGSGSTYTLAMRFTEYTDPTYPYMYHCHLLHHEDQGMMGQFLMLAPGQQPAPMPMMAGHETS; encoded by the coding sequence GTGGCATCACGTCGAGGATTTCTCACCGGGCTGGCCCTGGCGCCAGTGGCCTTTGCCGTCGGGTGTGGACTGCCGGAACCGACCGGCATACCTGGAGGCGGCTCCCGCCCGCTGCCGATTCCCCCTCTGGCCCCGTCGACCGTCGGCGATGATGGCGTCCGCCGGTTCACGCTGCGTGCCCACTCGGCGACAACCGAGATCCTCCGGGGAAAACACACGCCGACCTGGGGGTACAACGGATCGGTACTCGGGCCCACCCTGCGGGCCCGCGTCGGCGAGCAGGTCGGGTTCACCATCACCAACGACACCCCTGAGCCGACATCGGTGCACTGGCACGGTATGCACGTACCCGCCGAGTTCGATGGCGGGCCGCATCAGATGATCGCCCCCGGCGCACAGTGGGCCCCACACTGGACGATCCGCCAGCAGGCCGCCACCCTTTGGTATCACCCGCATCCACACGGGGCGACCGAAAAGCACGTCTACCGTGGACTGGCCGGTTTCTTCCTCATCGACGACGAATCCGCCGATACGCTCGACCTCCCGAAGGATTACGGTGTCGACGATATTCCGCTGGTGATCCAGGACCGCCGATTCGCCGCCAACGGAACACTCGACGAATCCGATCCCACCGACATCGGCCTGCTCGGCGACACCATCGTCACCAACGGTATCGCCGGAGCCCATCTGGACCTCAGCACCGAACGGGTCCGGCTACGCATCCTCAACGGCTCCTCGGGCCGGCTCTACAACCTGGCGCTCGCCGACGGACGAACCTTCGACCTGATCGCCACCGACGGTGGACTGCTCACCGAACCGGTCGCATTGCAGCAGATCCAACTCAGTCCCGGCGAGCGTGTCGAACTGGTACTGACGATGCGCCCGGGCGAGAAACTGGCCCTGCGGTCGCTGCCGATCACCGAACGGGCCGGTATCGACCGTGCGACCGAGTTCGGATTCGACGACACCTTCGACATCCTGGAATTACGCGCGGCTCGCGCGTTGCGCCGATCCGCCGCCCTCCCGGCCGCGCTCGTCCCCATCCGGCCACTCACCGCCGTGAGCACCGAACCGACCCGCACCTTCGACCTGCAATGGTTCATGATCAACGGCCGCCGCATGGACATGAATCGCATCGACATGACGATTCCCGTCGACACCACCGAAGTCTGGTCGGTCCGCAACAACGACAATTGGCCGCACAACTTCCACGTACACGACGTCCAATTCCAGATCCTCGCCATCAACGGGACCCCACCCCCGCCCGCACTCGCAGGCTGGAAGGACACTGTCTACACCGGCTCCGGGTCCACCTACACGCTGGCCATGCGCTTCACCGAATACACCGATCCCACCTACCCCTACATGTATCACTGCCACCTGCTCCACCATGAAGATCAAGGCATGATGGGACAGTTCCTCATGCTCGCCCCCGGACAACAACCGGCCCCGATGCCGATGATGGCCGGCCATGAGACCTCCTAG
- a CDS encoding oxidoreductase: protein MDMSSSHWTAADLPAFDGRTVVVTGANSGVGFGTATLLARAGAHVVLAVRDIGRGNEAARRIGGSNEVRRLDLADLDSIREFAETWKGEISILVNNAGVAMVPEARTKDGFEMQFGTNHLGHFALTNRLLPHITDRVVNLASGAHRVGIIDFDDLDLTASGYSPVKAYGRSKLANLLFTLELERRLRQAGSAVRSTAAHPGYAATELGTANRNKFLVAIVHLAGRYLAQTPEKAALTTLFAATQDLPGASYVGPDGRGEMHGYPTLVGRSARASDVAAAQRLWEVSEELTGVRFGLS, encoded by the coding sequence CTGGACATGAGTTCTTCGCACTGGACCGCAGCCGATCTGCCCGCCTTCGACGGCCGCACCGTGGTCGTCACCGGCGCCAACAGCGGCGTCGGATTCGGCACCGCCACACTGCTGGCCCGGGCCGGAGCGCATGTGGTGCTCGCGGTTCGCGATATCGGCCGCGGTAACGAGGCGGCGCGCCGGATCGGCGGCAGTAACGAGGTGCGGCGACTCGATCTCGCCGACCTGGATTCGATCCGTGAATTCGCCGAGACGTGGAAGGGCGAGATCTCGATACTGGTGAACAACGCCGGGGTCGCGATGGTGCCGGAGGCCCGCACGAAGGACGGCTTCGAAATGCAATTCGGCACCAATCATCTCGGCCATTTCGCGCTGACCAATCGCCTGCTGCCGCATATCACCGATCGCGTGGTGAATCTGGCCTCCGGCGCCCACCGCGTGGGGATCATCGATTTCGACGATCTCGACCTCACCGCGAGCGGCTACAGTCCGGTGAAAGCCTACGGACGGTCGAAACTCGCGAACCTGCTGTTCACCCTCGAACTCGAGCGCCGGCTACGGCAGGCCGGGTCGGCGGTCCGTTCGACGGCCGCCCATCCCGGATACGCGGCCACCGAACTCGGCACCGCGAACCGCAACAAATTCCTGGTCGCCATCGTGCACCTCGCGGGTCGCTATCTCGCCCAAACCCCGGAGAAAGCGGCTCTGACCACCTTGTTCGCTGCCACACAGGACCTGCCGGGCGCGAGTTACGTCGGGCCGGACGGGCGCGGGGAGATGCACGGTTATCCGACACTCGTCGGCCGGTCCGCCCGCGCCAGCGATGTGGCCGCGGCACAGCGACTCTGGGAGGTCTCCGAGGAACTCACCGGCGTCCGCTTCGGTCTGTCCTGA
- a CDS encoding WXG100 family type VII secretion target, whose protein sequence is MADGQPITVDPAAMADAATFFASMATTLINAVKDVDADMEYLLGTWKSAAATAYAGGWEEARTGALEVLESLGDMAELMGVQGMDFQGTDSDLSGDLADQAAAAAPSSLRL, encoded by the coding sequence ATGGCAGACGGGCAGCCGATCACTGTCGATCCGGCCGCGATGGCTGATGCTGCGACGTTTTTCGCGTCGATGGCGACGACGCTGATCAATGCGGTCAAGGATGTGGACGCCGACATGGAGTACCTGCTCGGCACCTGGAAATCCGCAGCGGCGACCGCATACGCCGGCGGTTGGGAGGAAGCCCGGACGGGGGCGTTGGAAGTGCTGGAGTCGCTGGGAGATATGGCCGAGTTGATGGGGGTGCAGGGGATGGACTTCCAAGGCACCGATTCTGACCTGTCCGGCGATCTGGCTGACCAGGCCGCTGCGGCCGCGCCGAGTTCGCTGCGGCTCTAG